In Procambarus clarkii isolate CNS0578487 chromosome 60, FALCON_Pclarkii_2.0, whole genome shotgun sequence, one genomic interval encodes:
- the LOC123745693 gene encoding uncharacterized protein isoform X1, whose protein sequence is MAALTPAEVVQEEDLNRLRYELAVTKAGRDALGSVFVWLYQGSYPINTHFTQTLGFTNADYKKAFNTHQRHSLDNSIDVTTVNTFDITLLYSLLQRVCGLADTNDPKWTTRGPSLEHLIHKLKQHRNTLAHKHVKMTEHELKTTLTELSDLLKEMLSVAGARGGRDSQEVDQVIKDVTEYIEGLPKKIRESLDPTDPTHLDQLHEEIKLFKAQIIEEVKQNSKQELTDGYRQLYQIEPAPWLLLNIKHDPSHTFTKLQLVQDSTIGVRPSHTPKVQDIEYEDLLTIRREDGRLPQCVLLTGEGGMGKTTLLKLILEKWVRDPLAIHHLDTVDLVFYVLCRDRHLNTIDDIINNLLPQTLLNSDVDFQMFKEIILSLNILVLIDGYDEVNENSEKLLKELLPLPGMNVKLVITTRPGWDQDLSLLIPSNKTRYNILVLGISPEHRLKYVNRIINALETDKSKQKATEDRFTQRLEKMSELLGDYLNTPLTLTLLALLCVETPEDFKKLTTSTEVYEQIHNFITEKLISRLKIKQVEDPEDKCDEFLLFFEEISLRGIVRKEFDLQPDTVKEIKLKCKALKLPHEEVLSNYFTRTSSRRGLKLVWVYGYFHSRYQEYCASKALLAQLLKADKERGGQPARSHYIDGWRKPNLLHDVMLEGEGKTHDGVISNHAKYQNVLINITGVMIARKLEHKFASQVIDMAKPEDEVLKHIVESHMNEHIIEAVVKELSDQKHWDIKNANSCDVLPLVLNKMTLKPRSLSIVINSKPQLSQISPLMSVLVKRKIILSLFLFYHHNENDEFSDVYLETLTAPGSECILKEFAGHLSEKAVPSLPDSIVSLYLRVTLQELPILLDHMPHLPNIKNFYIILDATGDIMDPATLARLPYSLLYLRLSVIRCLTDDSPDIDWCCDLARQLCPESSKGFYFEIDFADTHLTSVGVESLARSLHQKGITTDGLSVYTKDSLPQEDEDRLKELGDSLGLGLLSCLEAN, encoded by the exons ATGGCCGCCCTGACGCCAGCCGAAGTAGTCCAAGAGGAAGATCTCAACAGATTACGGTATGAGCTGGCTGTGACTAAGGCCGGACGAGATGCactaggtagtgtgtttgtgtggttgtACCAGGGAAGCTACCCAATAAATACGCACTTCACTCAGACCCTTGGGTTCACTAATGCCGACTACAAGAAGGCCTTCAATACTCACCAGCGGCACAGCCTCGACAATTCCATCGACGTCACTACTGTAAATACATTTGATATCACCTTATTATACAGCTTATTGCAACGCGTGTGTGGTCTGGCAGATACTAATGACCCCAAGTGGACCACTCGCGGGCCATCGCTCGAACACCTCATTCATAAGTTGAAACAACACCGAAACACGTTGGCACATAAACACGTGAAGATGACGGAGCACGAGCTCAAGACAACGCTAACTGAGCTTAGTGACTTACTGAAGGAGATGTTGAGTGTGGCCGGCGCCCGGGGTGGGAGAGACAGCCAGGAAGTGGACCAGGTGATCAAGGATGTCACCGAGTATATTGAAGGACTGCCAAAAAAGATCAGAGAATCACTGGATCCCACGGATCCGACACACTTGGATCAGCTTCACGAGGAGATTAAACTCTTCAAAGCACAAATAATAGAAGAGGTTAAGCAGAACAGCAAGCAGGAGCTAACTGATGGGTACCGACAGCTGTACCAGATCGAGCCCGCACCCTGGCTCCTGCTCAACATTAAACACGACCCAAGTCACACCTTCACAAAACTGCAGCTTGTTCAAGACTCCACAATAGGTGTACGACCTTCCCACACACCTAAGGTTCAGGACATCGAATATGAAGACCTCTTGACTATCAGACGAGAGGACGGAAGACTGCCTCAGTGTGTCCTCCTGACGGGGGAAGGTGGTATGGGCAAGACAACTTTACTCAAGCTCATCCTTGAGAAGTGGGTAAGGGACCCTTTGGCCATACATCACCTCGACACTGTGGACCTTGTTTTCTATGTATTGTGCAGAGACAGACATCTTAATACTATCGATGATATCATCAACAATTTGCTGCCTCAAACATTGCTCAACTCAGATGTTGACTTCCAGATGTTTAAGGAGATAATATTGAGCTTAAACATATTAGTCTTAATTGATGGCTACGACGAGGTCAATGAGAACTCAGAAAAGTTGCTGAAGGAGCTGTTGCCTCTCCCTGGCATGAATGTGAAGCTTGTGATAACTACACGTCCAGGCTGGGATCAAGACCTCTCACTGCTCATCCCGTCCAACAAAACTCGCTACAACATACTCGTCTTGGGCATAAGTCCAGAACATCGTTTAAAATACGTCAACAGAATCATCAATGCACTGGAGACTGACAAGAGCAAGCAAAAAGCCACCGAAGACAGGTTTACACAGAGGCTGGAGAAGATGAGTGAGTTACTTGGAGATTACCTCAACACACCACTCACCTTGACCTTGCTGGCGCTCCTGTGCGTCGAGACTCCAGAAGATTTTAAGAAGCTCACCACGAGCACCGAAGTCTACGAACAGATCCACAACTTCATAACCGAGAAGCTAATATCCAGACTCAAGATCAAACAAGTGGAAGACCCCGAAGACAAATGTGACGAGTTCTTGTTATTCTTTGAAGAGATCAGTTTACGAGGGATCGTGAGGAAGGAGTTTGATCTCCAGCCGGACACGGTAAAAGAGATTAAGTTGAAATGTAAAGCCCTGAAGCTCCCACACGAGGAGGTCTTGTCCAACTACTTTACAAGAACCAGTTCTCGTCGAGGTCTCAAACTGGTGTGGGTTTATGGTTACTTTCACTCCAGATACCAGGAGTACTGTGCCAGCAAGGCCCTGCTCGCGCAGTTGTTGAAGGCAGACAAGGAGAGAGGCGGCCAACCAGCGCGTAGCCATTACATAGATGGATGGAGGAAACCAAACCTATTACATGATGTTATGTTAGAGGGAGAAGGCAAGACGCATGATGGGGTAATTAGTAATCATGCCAAATACCAGAACGTCTTAATCAATATTACAGGTGTAATGATTGCCCGTAAATTGGAACACAAATTTGCCTCTCAGGTAATTGACATGGCAAAACCCGAAGATGAGGTGTTAAAGCACATAGTCGAGTCCCACATGAATGAGCACATCATCGAAGCCGTCGTCAAGGAGCTGTCTGACCAAAAGCACTGGGATATAAAAAATGCTAATTCATGTGACGTCCTGCCACTTGTTCTTAACAAGATGACCCTTAAACCTAGGAGTCTTTCTATTGTCATCAACAGTAAACCACAACTCAGCCAGATCAGTCCTCTTATGTCAGTGCTAGTTAAAAGGAAAATCATTCTATCATTATTTCTCTTTTACCACCACAATGAAAATGACGAATTCTCAGACGTATATTTGGAAACTTTGACAGCGCCGGGAAGCGAATGTATCTTGAAGGAGTTTGCTGGCCACCTGTCTGAGAAAGCCGTTCCCAGCTTGCCAGACAGCATAGTCAGTCTATACCTGCGTGTCACTCTACAGGAGCTGCCCATCCTTCTAGATCACATGCCACATCTTCCAAACATCAAAAACTTTT ATATTATACTGGATGCCACGGGCGACATCATGGACCCAGCCACCCTGGCCAGACTGCCATATTCACTCCTCTATCTACGTTTGTCAGTAATTCGCTGCCTCACAGATGACAGCCCTGACATCGACTGGTGCTGCGACTTGGCTCGTCAACTGTGTCCCGAATCCAGTAAAGGGTTCTATTTTGAAATTGATTTCGCTGATACTCACCTCACTA
- the LOC123745693 gene encoding uncharacterized protein isoform X2, with product MAALTPAEVVQEEDLNRLRYELAVTKAGRDALGSVFVWLYQGSYPINTHFTQTLGFTNADYKKAFNTHQRHSLDNSIDVTTVNTFDITLLYSLLQRVCGLADTNDPKWTTRGPSLEHLIHKLKQHRNTLAHKHVKMTEHELKTTLTELSDLLKEMLSVAGARGGRDSQEVDQVIKDVTEYIEGLPKKIRESLDPTDPTHLDQLHEEIKLFKAQIIEEVKQNSKQELTDGYRQLYQIEPAPWLLLNIKHDPSHTFTKLQLVQDSTIGVRPSHTPKVQDIEYEDLLTIRREDGRLPQCVLLTGEGGMGKTTLLKLILEKWVRDPLAIHHLDTVDLVFYVLCRDRHLNTIDDIINNLLPQTLLNSDVDFQMFKEIILSLNILVLIDGYDEVNENSEKLLKELLPLPGMNVKLVITTRPGWDQDLSLLIPSNKTRYNILVLGISPEHRLKYVNRIINALETDKSKQKATEDRFTQRLEKMSELLGDYLNTPLTLTLLALLCVETPEDFKKLTTSTEVYEQIHNFITEKLISRLKIKQVEDPEDKCDEFLLFFEEISLRGIVRKEFDLQPDTVKEIKLKCKALKLPHEEVLSNYFTRTSSRRGLKLVWVYGYFHSRYQEYCASKALLAQLLKADKERGGQPARSHYIDGWRKPNLLHDVMLEGEGKTHDGVISNHAKYQNVLINITGVMIARKLEHKFASQVIDMAKPEDEVLKHIVESHMNEHIIEAVVKELSDQKHWDIKNANSCDVLPLVLNKMTLKPRSLSIVINSKPQLSQISPLMSVLVKRKIILSLFLFYHHNENDEFSDVYLETLTAPGSECILKEFAGHLSEKAVPSLPDSIVSLYLRVTLQELPILLDHMPHLPNIKNFCVGVESLARSLHQKGITTDGLSVYTKDSLPQEDEDRLKELGDSLGLGLLSCLEAN from the coding sequence ATGGCCGCCCTGACGCCAGCCGAAGTAGTCCAAGAGGAAGATCTCAACAGATTACGGTATGAGCTGGCTGTGACTAAGGCCGGACGAGATGCactaggtagtgtgtttgtgtggttgtACCAGGGAAGCTACCCAATAAATACGCACTTCACTCAGACCCTTGGGTTCACTAATGCCGACTACAAGAAGGCCTTCAATACTCACCAGCGGCACAGCCTCGACAATTCCATCGACGTCACTACTGTAAATACATTTGATATCACCTTATTATACAGCTTATTGCAACGCGTGTGTGGTCTGGCAGATACTAATGACCCCAAGTGGACCACTCGCGGGCCATCGCTCGAACACCTCATTCATAAGTTGAAACAACACCGAAACACGTTGGCACATAAACACGTGAAGATGACGGAGCACGAGCTCAAGACAACGCTAACTGAGCTTAGTGACTTACTGAAGGAGATGTTGAGTGTGGCCGGCGCCCGGGGTGGGAGAGACAGCCAGGAAGTGGACCAGGTGATCAAGGATGTCACCGAGTATATTGAAGGACTGCCAAAAAAGATCAGAGAATCACTGGATCCCACGGATCCGACACACTTGGATCAGCTTCACGAGGAGATTAAACTCTTCAAAGCACAAATAATAGAAGAGGTTAAGCAGAACAGCAAGCAGGAGCTAACTGATGGGTACCGACAGCTGTACCAGATCGAGCCCGCACCCTGGCTCCTGCTCAACATTAAACACGACCCAAGTCACACCTTCACAAAACTGCAGCTTGTTCAAGACTCCACAATAGGTGTACGACCTTCCCACACACCTAAGGTTCAGGACATCGAATATGAAGACCTCTTGACTATCAGACGAGAGGACGGAAGACTGCCTCAGTGTGTCCTCCTGACGGGGGAAGGTGGTATGGGCAAGACAACTTTACTCAAGCTCATCCTTGAGAAGTGGGTAAGGGACCCTTTGGCCATACATCACCTCGACACTGTGGACCTTGTTTTCTATGTATTGTGCAGAGACAGACATCTTAATACTATCGATGATATCATCAACAATTTGCTGCCTCAAACATTGCTCAACTCAGATGTTGACTTCCAGATGTTTAAGGAGATAATATTGAGCTTAAACATATTAGTCTTAATTGATGGCTACGACGAGGTCAATGAGAACTCAGAAAAGTTGCTGAAGGAGCTGTTGCCTCTCCCTGGCATGAATGTGAAGCTTGTGATAACTACACGTCCAGGCTGGGATCAAGACCTCTCACTGCTCATCCCGTCCAACAAAACTCGCTACAACATACTCGTCTTGGGCATAAGTCCAGAACATCGTTTAAAATACGTCAACAGAATCATCAATGCACTGGAGACTGACAAGAGCAAGCAAAAAGCCACCGAAGACAGGTTTACACAGAGGCTGGAGAAGATGAGTGAGTTACTTGGAGATTACCTCAACACACCACTCACCTTGACCTTGCTGGCGCTCCTGTGCGTCGAGACTCCAGAAGATTTTAAGAAGCTCACCACGAGCACCGAAGTCTACGAACAGATCCACAACTTCATAACCGAGAAGCTAATATCCAGACTCAAGATCAAACAAGTGGAAGACCCCGAAGACAAATGTGACGAGTTCTTGTTATTCTTTGAAGAGATCAGTTTACGAGGGATCGTGAGGAAGGAGTTTGATCTCCAGCCGGACACGGTAAAAGAGATTAAGTTGAAATGTAAAGCCCTGAAGCTCCCACACGAGGAGGTCTTGTCCAACTACTTTACAAGAACCAGTTCTCGTCGAGGTCTCAAACTGGTGTGGGTTTATGGTTACTTTCACTCCAGATACCAGGAGTACTGTGCCAGCAAGGCCCTGCTCGCGCAGTTGTTGAAGGCAGACAAGGAGAGAGGCGGCCAACCAGCGCGTAGCCATTACATAGATGGATGGAGGAAACCAAACCTATTACATGATGTTATGTTAGAGGGAGAAGGCAAGACGCATGATGGGGTAATTAGTAATCATGCCAAATACCAGAACGTCTTAATCAATATTACAGGTGTAATGATTGCCCGTAAATTGGAACACAAATTTGCCTCTCAGGTAATTGACATGGCAAAACCCGAAGATGAGGTGTTAAAGCACATAGTCGAGTCCCACATGAATGAGCACATCATCGAAGCCGTCGTCAAGGAGCTGTCTGACCAAAAGCACTGGGATATAAAAAATGCTAATTCATGTGACGTCCTGCCACTTGTTCTTAACAAGATGACCCTTAAACCTAGGAGTCTTTCTATTGTCATCAACAGTAAACCACAACTCAGCCAGATCAGTCCTCTTATGTCAGTGCTAGTTAAAAGGAAAATCATTCTATCATTATTTCTCTTTTACCACCACAATGAAAATGACGAATTCTCAGACGTATATTTGGAAACTTTGACAGCGCCGGGAAGCGAATGTATCTTGAAGGAGTTTGCTGGCCACCTGTCTGAGAAAGCCGTTCCCAGCTTGCCAGACAGCATAGTCAGTCTATACCTGCGTGTCACTCTACAGGAGCTGCCCATCCTTCTAGATCACATGCCACATCTTCCAAACATCAAAAACTTTT